GTTTCTGGTGATCGGCTATTACCGCCTGCATTACCCGCAGGCCGTCGCCGAGGCGGTGCATCATCTGCATTTCCTGCTGGCCGGCTTCAACAGCGCGTTGCTGCTCACAGCCAGCCTGTGCATGAGCCTGGTGGTCAAGGCCTCGCGCCAGGAGTACCACCAGCATGTGCAGCTCTGGCTGGTGCTGGCGGCCTTGCTGGGGCTGGGGTTTCTCGGCCTGAAGGGCTTCGAGTACGCCTGGGAATACCGCGAAGGGCTGTTGCCGGGCTCGCCCAACGAGTCGCCGCTGAAGAATCCGGGGTCGCGGCTGTACATGGTCATCTACCTGTTCGCCACGGCGTTGCATGCCTTGCACGTGTCGATCGCCGTGGTGCTGGCGCTGGGGATGGCGGCCCGTATTCATGTCGGCCACATGAAGCTGCCCGAGCGCGCCATTACCCTGGAAATGGTCGGCCTCTACTGGCATCTGGTCGATGTCATCTGGATTCTGCTGTACCCCGCGTTGTACCTGCTCGGGAGGCCCGCATGAGTCTTCGCAATCTGTTGCTGACCTACCTCGGCCTGATCCTGCTGCTGACCGCCAATGTGCTCCTGGCGCTGTGGTTACCCGCCTGGTCCGACTGGGCTTTGCTCGGGGCAGCGGGGCAGGCGGCACTGGTGCTGTTCGGCTTCATGCAACTGGGCCAGCACTCGGCGTTGGTGCGCTTCTTCGCGCTGGGTGCCGGGTTCTGGCTGCTGTTGATGTTCACCCTGACGCTCACCGATCTGTTGACGCGCCAGGCAGGCTTCTGAGCGTCTGCTCAGGCGCCCGCTTTGCTCAGAACGAACGCCACCAGAAAGCCGACCCCAGTAATGATCCCGGTCAGGTCGTGGGTGGTTTCGAATGCTTCGGGAATCATCGTATCCACCAGCATGGCGAGAATGGCCCCGGCTGCAACGGCGGTGGTGAGCGCAATCGCCTCGGGCGGTACGCCTTGGAACAAGCCCCCGCCCGGGGTCGGGCCTCCCACAAAACGCTGCGGTGTTCACCCGACACAGAGATGCTCTCCCAAACAACCGAACACCAAAGTAGCGATGCCCGCTGGAGTATCGGCGCACGCCAACCCTGTGGGAGTCGCGACTCGCGGCGAATGCGGGTTTTCGGCCACCTCAATGGCAAAAAAGGCTTCGGCCCGGGGTCGGGCCTCCCACAAAGCGCTGCGGTGTTCACCTCTGAGCATCGGCGCACACCGAACCTGTGGTAGTCGCGACTCGCGGTGAATGCGGGCTGATGCCGATCACGATGGACTCGGGGATGCCATCAAGCAGCGCGCCCACCGCAATCGTCCGACCGCCACAGCATCTTTAGCCGCCCGCGCGCTTCATGCACGCCAGGTGACGGTCATTGACCCGGTTGGCAAACCAGGCGGTGGTCAGGTTGCGGGTGATCTTCGGACTCTCCAGGCGGATGCCGGGCAGCACCGCTCGCGGCAAGGGCTTGCCCGCGCGCTTTTCGGCCAGCGCGAACACGCGCTCATACAGCGTGGTTTTCTCGAAGCCGTGAGTGTCGCCGCGTTCCAGCGCGTTGCGGATGGCCGTCTCGCTCATGTCCAGCTTGCCCGCCAGCGAACGCACCGCGCGCTCGGTCTGTCCGGCCTTGCTACTGCCGTGGATGATCAGATCGCCATCGAGGGCCAGTTTGATCCCGCTGGCGCGGCTGACCGCGGCCTGAAACGCGGCGTTACGGCTGGCGTACCAACCGGCATTGAAATCGGCGAAGCGATACAGCGGCTGGGTGTAGCTGGCCGGGTAGTCGAGCAGGTGGGCAATGCCGAAGTACATGCCCCCACGGCGGCTGAACACTTCGTCGCGGATCGAGCCCTTGCGCTCGTAGGGGTAGTCCCACCGGCGGTCCTCGGCGAAGGCGATGCTGACCTGCATCGGGCCACCGGTCTTGACCGGGTTGAGCGTGCCGAACAGCTGCTTGCCCAGCGGCATGATGCTGAGAAAGTCGTCGAAGATCAGGCTCAGCTGTTCCTCGGTACGCACCTTGTCCAGGCGTTCGTTATAGGTCTTGCCGTTGGGCGAGCGGACGTCCAGTGCCGCGTTGACGACGAATTGCGGGACGTGCAGCCGGAACGCGCGGCGGTAGATCTCTTCACGCGCGATCTTCGCCAGCCCCGGCACGGCCGGGGTCGCCTGAAACGTCGACTCCTGCGCGGTGACGGCCAGTACCGCGCAGATGTTCTCGTTGCTCGGCGGGATATCCAGCGCATCGAAGGCGCTGTAGATGTCCCTTGCCCAGCCCTGGCGATCGGCAATGTTGCTGGGAATCAACCGGACGATCTTCGCCCGTACCTCATCCGGCTGTGGCGCAGGTGTTTTCGGCTGCTGAATGCCGCAGCCGGTCAGGCCGAGCAGCAGGGCGGCAACTAACGCGCCCGTGAGTCGGCGCGTGGCGGGAGCAACCTGAACGTCGCCCGCCGCAGCACGGTGGTTGAATATGTGGGCAGTCATGCGGTCCCGAATGTGATCAGTGATGAGATTCGGACAGTAAAACAGACGAAGCCGTTCTATGGCGATCACTGCCCCTGTTCGGCCTCCGTGGGTTCATGCACCCACGGCTGCGAAGCCTCCGAAGGCGGGAGCGATGGCAGACGCACCGAACGCCTGGTGCCGAAAGGGCTCGAATCATGGAGGTCGGCGATTGGCTGGCACGCTGTTTCGAACAAGACGAGGCTCTGTGATGACCTGCTCCTCGAACCCATCCGCCGACTATCCCGCGATCAGCTCCTTGGCAGCGCTAGGCGATGGTCATTCAATCGCACTGATAGGCCCCGATGGTGGGCTCGAATGGTTCTGCCCGCGCCGTTTCGACGCGTCGCCGCTGTTCTGGCCGCTGATCGACCGTACCCGAGGCGGGCGGCTGCGTCTGGCGGCACAAGGCGTTGCGAAACCTCGAATGCGCTATCTGGACGACACCGCCGTGCTCGAGCAGCAGTGGGCGACAGCCGAGGGCGAAGCACGGGTAACGCTGGGCATGGTCTGGCCGGCGGACGAGCAGGGGCAGCGTTTGTTGTGGTGCGTCGAGGGTGTGTCAGGTGAGGTGATGTTCGAGCTGACCGTCGATCCAGCGGAAGGCTTCGGCGACGCCCCGGTGCGTTGGTCGCTGGACGACACCGGGCAGCTTCGGGCCGACGAGCCGCCGTTGCGATTCGACGCCGAGTGCCCGTTCGAACGCACCGACAGGGGCTGGTGCGGCCGACGTTCAGTCAAGGCCGGCGAACGCTTTACCGTGGCGCTGCAGGTTGGGCTCGATTCAACCTTGCCGACGTCGCTGTCCTCCGCGCAACGCTGGTCGCGCATGGACGCCACGGCCGAGGCCTGGCGGGCCTGGAGCAGGAAGCTGCGCTGCCCCGACCGGTATCGTGAGCTGATCGTGCGCAGCGCCATCACGCTCAAGTTGTTGATCCACGAGCCGACCGGCGCAGTGGTCGCGGCAGGCACCACCTCGCTGCCCGAAGCGCTAGGCGGCACGCGTAACTGGGACTACCGCTACACCTGGTTCCGCGACGCCGGGCTGACCCTCGCCGCGCTGTTCAGCCTCGGCTGCCATGATGAGGCCCACCGCTGGGCGCAATGGCTGCAGAACACCGTCGAGCGGCACGGGCTGCCACTGCAGACGTTTTACACGGTCGACGGCGAGCCGACGCCCGACGAGCACGCTGTCGAGGATGTCGAAGGCTACCGTGGCTCGACGCCGGTACGTACCGGCAATGCTGCCAATAATCAGCGTCAGCTCGATATCTACGGCGAACTGCTCGAGTGCGTTTACATCTGCGATGACATGAACGCGCCGGCATTGCGTGGGCATTGGCCGCACATGCGTGCGGCCGCCGACTTCATCGCCGCGCACTGGCGCGAACCGGGGCAGGGCATCTGGGAGGTGCGTAGCGAACCCAGCCAGTTTGTGCATTCGAAGGTCATGGCCTGGGCCGGGCTGCAGCGCGCCTTGTGGTTGCAAACGCGCCACGCGTTGGAAGCCGACGCGGCGACTTGGCGGCGCGAAGCCGAGGCGATTCGCGAGCAGTTACTGAGAGAAGGTCTCAGTGCGGACGGCAGTCACTTCATCCGTGCCTACGCTGACGAAGGCCTGGATGCCGCATTGCTGTTGCTGGCGCGCAGCGGCTTTGTCGGCGGCGAGGAGCCGTTGTTTCGCCACACGGTCGATGCCGTGCGCGACGCCCTGGTGATCGAAGACCGGCCCTGGTTACTGCGCCGTTACCACCCGCGCGCGGTGGATGGGCTGAGCGGCCGCGAGGGCGCTTTCGTAATCTGCAGTTTCTGGCTGGTCGAGGCGCTGGTGATGGTCGGTGCACACGCCGAGGCCGAGAACCTGTTCGAGCGCATGCGCGACCTGCAGGGCGAGTTCGGCCTGTTTGCCGAGGAAATCGACCCCACGAACGGTGCCCAGCGTGGCAACGTGCCTCAGGCGTTCTCGCACGTCGGGCTGATCAACGCCGCCCTGCGGCTGAGCGAAGGCACCCCGGTGCCGGGCGAAACGGCGCCGCTGTCGGCCCATTGACTGATGCTGGCCAGCAAACCCAACAGACGTGCAGCCATTGCTCTCAGCAGCTTGTCGCCGTCCGGTGATCGCTTTCATCGGTGGCTTCGTGCTCTTCATTCAAGATCACCCATCCACCGACTCATCTGCATAGGAGAACGTGCATGCTTCGCCACCTGGTATTCGATGTGAACGAAACACTGCTGGATGTCGCCGCGCTCGATCCGCTATTCGAGCGCCTGTTTGGCGATAGGGAGAGTCGGGTCGAATGGTTTCTGACGTTGGAAGAAGGCTGGTTGACCGCCACCATCGTCGATAACTTCCAGCCCTTCGGCGAACTGGCCAAGGCGGCGTTGGTGATGGTCGGGCATCGACGCGGCGTAACGGTGAGCGAGGCCCAGTGCCAGGAACTGGTCGATGGCATGAAGTGCTTGCCCGCCCATCCGGACGTGCGTCAAGCACTCGACCAACTGCGCGGCGAGGGGTTCTGCCTGTCTGCCTTGTCCAACGGCAGTCTGCAGGCGGTACGCCACCAGCTGGAGTCGGCAGACCTGGCCAACAGCTTCGATGCCGTTCTGTCAGTGGAGGAGGTGAAGCGTTACAAACCGGCACCGGAGCCTTATCGAATGGTCGCCGAGCGCCACGGCATTGGCCTGGACGAGATGATGATGGTCGCCGCTCATGCCTGGGACATTACCGGCGCGGCGGTTGCCGGTTGCCGTACCGCGTTCATCGCCCGACCGGGCAAGGTGCTCAATCCGGCCGGCAGCCAGCCGGACTTGCACAGTAGTGATCTACAAGAATTTGCGGCACAGGTCACGGCCTGGCGTCAGCACTGACGCCAGGCTCGCGTTGTCTCACTGCTCCGTCTTTTTGCCGCTGAAGGCGGTGATGGGCTTTTCCGGTTCCTTGTCCAACCCGCCAGCGAACGACTTGAGCCCTTCGATGATCGGCGTCAGCGCCGCCCAGAGTTCGTCGTCATGCAGCATCTTGTAGGCACCGGTCACACCCGGCGCCTCGTCGTGCTTGCCGTCGGGCTTGTAGTGGCCGATCGCATGAAACGCATCCTGTAAGGCGAACACCACCTTGCAGAATTGCGCCGGCTCGATGCGCGACAGCGCCATGCCGAGAATCGACAGGTTCTGAACGGCGTTGAGCGAGCCCTCCTTGCTCATCCCGTCGACCAGCACCTTGAGCACCCGGTCGTGCGAGCCGGCCAGGTCGTTGGCAAACCGCAGCACGCCGCGCTGGTGCAGGGTATCGAGGAGGGTGTCGAGCTCTTCGCGCGCGCTG
This DNA window, taken from Stutzerimonas stutzeri, encodes the following:
- a CDS encoding cytochrome c oxidase subunit 3; protein product: MAVRKQYLAEQFSTASQQREATYLGMWLFLATEIMMFGALFLVIGYYRLHYPQAVAEAVHHLHFLLAGFNSALLLTASLCMSLVVKASRQEYHQHVQLWLVLAALLGLGFLGLKGFEYAWEYREGLLPGSPNESPLKNPGSRLYMVIYLFATALHALHVSIAVVLALGMAARIHVGHMKLPERAITLEMVGLYWHLVDVIWILLYPALYLLGRPA
- a CDS encoding DUF1615 domain-containing protein, whose protein sequence is MTAHIFNHRAAAGDVQVAPATRRLTGALVAALLLGLTGCGIQQPKTPAPQPDEVRAKIVRLIPSNIADRQGWARDIYSAFDALDIPPSNENICAVLAVTAQESTFQATPAVPGLAKIAREEIYRRAFRLHVPQFVVNAALDVRSPNGKTYNERLDKVRTEEQLSLIFDDFLSIMPLGKQLFGTLNPVKTGGPMQVSIAFAEDRRWDYPYERKGSIRDEVFSRRGGMYFGIAHLLDYPASYTQPLYRFADFNAGWYASRNAAFQAAVSRASGIKLALDGDLIIHGSSKAGQTERAVRSLAGKLDMSETAIRNALERGDTHGFEKTTLYERVFALAEKRAGKPLPRAVLPGIRLESPKITRNLTTAWFANRVNDRHLACMKRAGG
- a CDS encoding glycoside hydrolase family 15 protein, which gives rise to MTCSSNPSADYPAISSLAALGDGHSIALIGPDGGLEWFCPRRFDASPLFWPLIDRTRGGRLRLAAQGVAKPRMRYLDDTAVLEQQWATAEGEARVTLGMVWPADEQGQRLLWCVEGVSGEVMFELTVDPAEGFGDAPVRWSLDDTGQLRADEPPLRFDAECPFERTDRGWCGRRSVKAGERFTVALQVGLDSTLPTSLSSAQRWSRMDATAEAWRAWSRKLRCPDRYRELIVRSAITLKLLIHEPTGAVVAAGTTSLPEALGGTRNWDYRYTWFRDAGLTLAALFSLGCHDEAHRWAQWLQNTVERHGLPLQTFYTVDGEPTPDEHAVEDVEGYRGSTPVRTGNAANNQRQLDIYGELLECVYICDDMNAPALRGHWPHMRAAADFIAAHWREPGQGIWEVRSEPSQFVHSKVMAWAGLQRALWLQTRHALEADAATWRREAEAIREQLLREGLSADGSHFIRAYADEGLDAALLLLARSGFVGGEEPLFRHTVDAVRDALVIEDRPWLLRRYHPRAVDGLSGREGAFVICSFWLVEALVMVGAHAEAENLFERMRDLQGEFGLFAEEIDPTNGAQRGNVPQAFSHVGLINAALRLSEGTPVPGETAPLSAH
- a CDS encoding haloacid dehalogenase type II; amino-acid sequence: MLRHLVFDVNETLLDVAALDPLFERLFGDRESRVEWFLTLEEGWLTATIVDNFQPFGELAKAALVMVGHRRGVTVSEAQCQELVDGMKCLPAHPDVRQALDQLRGEGFCLSALSNGSLQAVRHQLESADLANSFDAVLSVEEVKRYKPAPEPYRMVAERHGIGLDEMMMVAAHAWDITGAAVAGCRTAFIARPGKVLNPAGSQPDLHSSDLQEFAAQVTAWRQH
- a CDS encoding DUF1641 domain-containing protein, which encodes MAQRIDYDVKPTPIGPSAREELDTLLDTLHQRGVLRFANDLAGSHDRVLKVLVDGMSKEGSLNAVQNLSILGMALSRIEPAQFCKVVFALQDAFHAIGHYKPDGKHDEAPGVTGAYKMLHDDELWAALTPIIEGLKSFAGGLDKEPEKPITAFSGKKTEQ